The sequence aacattttttaaacttaaaaaaatgttatttaattgaAGTAAATGCTACATTTCAGCTAgattttagtaaaaataaagatataagtTCATGGACTCTCTGAAATCTATCTGTGAAACCCTTCCTTGGGCATCTtcagacctcaggttaagaacctctgctttAGATAGATGCAGCTTGCCTGAGCTGCCAACCTCAAACGAAAGGGAGCAAAAGACAAAAGGTTGGCAAGGTACTCTGATCTAAAAGATTTGATAGCTCCAAGGAGAAGACAAGAGAGCTGGGCAGGCTATCTTCTTCTCTTGCTTTCTTCCAATCTCATGGGAAAAGGTCTGGTAGATGGTTACCCCAGCTAGGTTACTCTCAAGCATCTGGACGAACCTTGGTAGTTACTAAtatctatctttttctgtctatttatccttatctcttctctattctctgtctctccctttgtttcctctctctctctctttatttctcctctctctctctccctccctccctccctccctcatttcatcccttcattctgtctctgtttctctttcccctccctttcccactCTCCTAGGCTTTGAGAAGGATAAATAAAGCAGAATAAGCTCCCTTAACAGTAGGGGAACAGAACGTGGTGGTTAAAAAGTCACAGGAAAAGattagatggggggggggggggaatccctgcaacaaggaaaaaaaagggggaggggctggcaattaagaaatcagtCCTGAAGCTTAGTGGGCATGGTAGGGACAGAAGCCATGTTCTTTCATCCTCTATCTTTATTGAGATTGCAGCAGGAGGAATAAAAGTTAGACTACAGCAAGAACTTTTCTATAGTCAGGAATACCCAAGGAGCAGAGTAAGAGACAGGAAGCCCAGGAGATCTTCCTGCCCCCAATAGACCTTTATGTAATGAGATGGGACAATGGGGAAGGGATTTCTGGATTTGGAAGCAGGCTAAGGGATGGATTAATCACAGGATCacacatttagagctggaagggacatcagAACTCTCTAGACTAGTTCCCTCATTTTTTAATAGGTGAGGAAACTCAGACCAGAGGCACTGATTTATATTGACATGCAAAACTGAGATGGCTGGCTTATTAAGCATTTGCATGGGGAGCTATtttggagaaggagggaagaaaatccATTTAACCCATCCCTTTATCTGGTCCTGAAAGCTCTCCTTATTATCCTTTCTTATGTCTTATCTATTCTATATGAGAATCCCTTTATCCCAGGTTAGAAGCAGTTGGGGGTATAGCAAAGGATAGGATCAGTCCCAGAGTCCTAAGAGTAACATCATCTTCAAATGTGTCCCAGTTTCAGGCTATCTGTAGAAGGGGCCAAAATAGACTTTGTATTCCACAGAGATGCTTCAGGGGAACCCAAATGGAAGTGTTTTTCACACTGACCAGCCTAGCTGATGGATAAAGGGTGGGAAGGGAGTGCTTGAGAAGAGCCTGGGGAATTATAGAGAGAGGAGATCCTCTAAGAGATCCTGTGGAGATAAGGGGAAAGATGAAGAGATTGATTGCATTTTTACCTATTAATGTATCATGAGCATcaaatcacaaataaataaatacttattttctaaGTGCATTCTTCAGGCACTATTGGGAAGGTAGCATTAGCACTGGGCTGTGTGTCTGATAGGTTTTTCCTGTGTTCTCCGGGTTTCTGATTGCaacattttcttcctcccccttcctcaccCCCAGCCCCCCCAATCTCCCTCTTCTTCTATCTACCCCAGGATTGGTGGCTCTCAGCCCCTCCTCtcagccctccccccccccccagaccctCCCAAAGCCCTTATCAGGGAGCAGGGATTGTGTCTCTGCCAGATCCAAGATCCCCTCTCCCTTTAGCAGCAGCCACTGAAGCATCCTTGTGGAAACTGGGAAGCAGGACCTCAAGACCCACAGATCCTAAATCTCCATATCTTAACCAGGAGTCAACTCCAGGTAGGTataattggaaaaggaggtaaatTAGGTCAGAAAATACaggatatatgaatatatgtgtgtgagaggTGGGCACTGAGACTAGGGAACAGGTTTTACTGCTGGGGTCCAGAATCAAGAGGAAAGGACTCAGGGAGATGGAAGTTGATACTCTAGGAAGGAGACAGGGAAAATGGGCAagtatgtgtatctgtgtgtgttgGGAGGGGGGATTCTTTTAGAAACTAAGTCAGGATGCTAAAGGTTCATCCTCCATTTTCTCCACTTGGAAAGTTTCTCTGTTGGAAAATTATTAGTTTTTTAGGACCCTTCTCTGGGTGGGGATCATGGAAGGCTTGATGCCCAAGGCTTACCACCTCTGCCCTCCTAGGCACCATGAGAAGTGCACTGCTGCTCGTGGCTATTCTGGTCCTCAGTGTTGGAAGCAGCTGCCAAGCTGTCTGTGAGGAATCCCAGGAAGAAGGGGCATTTGGTGGGAGCCCCAGCAAGGTAAGATATCTCCTTTACCTCCTCAGAGCCAGATTTTCCcttaatcataaaatcataatatCCCTCAAGTTCCAGtggcaggaagggaaggaatgtGTGTATATTGaattagacatatatatatatatatatgtgtgtgtgtgtgtgtgtgtgtgtgtgtgtgtgtgtttgcatttgTATGTGTAAGAAAGTACATCTCTATCTCTATTGCTGTATCTGTATCTCATTTAGTAACAAGAATTTAATAGCAGCTGCtcaataatgcttgttgattgattaatattgATTGGATAGCGCTTTATAAGGGGGGGAGATGAATTAGAGGTCAAGAGAGactttcttctagttctttcccATAGCTCAGTCCTTGGTCAAATGATCAGAGCCCTGATAAGCAACCAGAACCCTTGTTCCCCAAAAAATCAATGACCATTTGCATGTTACTTTGCACACAATTGTCACATAATCATATCATTATTAAAATGTCAAGACTTTTttgctccctctcttccctcttctcccccaacTCTAATGCCTTTCCCTCCCTTAGGAGCTCagccccttctccttttctcccagtgATCCCTCCCCAGCCCTTTAATTCAGGATTTCTTAGATTGGGTTGCCCCAGCCTAGAAAAACAACAGTTTGGGCTGTGATTTCCAAAGTTCCTCTTGGGAAGAGGGTAGGAACTgattgggaagggagagaatgaatCTTTTCAGAGTTTTCAAATGACATCAATTACATCGGCACAAATGCTTTTAAGATGATTACAGGTGGACTTATTACAAATTCTCTGTGTGTGAGACATCTAGCTGTTTCTCTACCCCAAGTCTGCTGTGCATCTCATTACAGAGGGTGGGAAGACGATTTGAGCAATTTGGGAAAAGTGGCCTCTCCAGGAGTTATGagttagagataaaaagagattGATAATTCTAGGTGCCAAATTGTCTTGAGTAGCCAGAGCAGTCTGTGGCAGTGGGAACAGGAGACTGTGCTTACCTTTCTCAAGCGTATGAGTTCAGAGGCAGAGATTTAGTCTGACATGGTCAGGATTTCTGCCTCTTCCCTCTTGCTGTGTGACTTAGGACAGCCTGTAAGCTCTCTgctcctcagtttccctctcttgGACTGCAGAGCAGGGCAAAGCTTTCCACACCACTCTTGCTCCCACAGGGTATCCGGTGGGCAAGTGTATATTTAAATCAGtatcttttgtgtgtgtatatgtaagtgtgagtatgtgtatgtgtgctctAGGAAATGATTGGGCTTTAAATTGAGGGCTAGTGAGATGAAAGAGTAAATCTCTTCTATTTTGATGATGATTGTCTTTCTGTCAGACACCAGCAGCTGCAGCTAGCTGCTGAGGGGTTTCATGTGTTCACCATCCTACAGCTCCTGAAggtaccaaaaaaagaaattaggaaaaaaaacctatcaTGAAAACAATTAGGAGCCCCCATTTGGCAGTCCCAAGAGTTGGCCATAAGGAAAGGGTCTTTAAGTTCAGTAACACACTTGACAAATAAAACTAGAATAGATGAAGtgggaatggaatggaaaagaaagaatcagagataaaaatacacggagagagagagagacagaggtggaGAAAGCCAAAAAGGTAAGGACACGAGGGTGGGGAAGATAGTAAAATAAAGTAGGTGTATTTAATAGGTTTTTCCTGTGTTTTGGAGGGTAGAGGGAAATcacaaaaaaatagatatattccAATATTTTACCTTCATTTATACTCAACAGTAAAAACCCCATTTTCTCCCAATTCATGACCTGCCCACCTCAGTGCGGGGAGCATTGTGGATGAGATCAGATTATTGCCTGTGCCCTTTGGGACTTTAATCTTACCttctcaattaaaaaatgaaatagcacatgtttaatctatataggATTGCTTACTGGCTATGGAAGGAGAGAGGgtgtgagggagggagaaaaatttggaacacaagattttgcaaaggtgaatgttgaaaactatctttgcatgtatttggaacaataaaaggctgttattttaaaaagagagagagatgaaataattgaAGTCAAGGAtaaatcacttgcccaaagtTAGATAGGTAGTAATCTGGGAATCAAACAGATCTTCTGACTAAATTCAAGTCTCTTTCCACCTTTACTGTGAATGGAGAGGGGCAAGGAGGAGAGAGACCCGGGCTCCCATTCTCTATTACCTTTCCCTACTCATGTCATCTAAAACCCATGAGCTAACCCAGAGTGAAGGGGACCCCAGGCATTTTTCATACAATATGTGGACTGGTATCATAAACAAGGAGTAAAGAGAGGGATTTAAGATACCATCTCATTTGAAATTTGAAGgtcctttaataataataataataacaactagcatttatataacactttaaggcttGCTTAAATATGCTGTCTGATTTGATTATCACAATAGCCCTGTAGACTAGATGGTattatatctccatttttacagataaggaaactgatgctaagagaggctaaatgacttgcccagtcattATgccaataagtatctaaggcagattcaaattcagatcccTCTTGAATCCATGTCTAGCATTTCTAGTTTTTATCTCCCTACCATCATATCCTCAAATTTCCCTTAGCTTCAATGTAGCTCCTATTGGGTCACGGACATGGGAAGGCACCATTGCTAGCTAATTGGTTATACCCTACCATCCTCCCTTCTCTACGCCCATTTACAGACATCTCATCATAGACAGTTGTTGGGAAAGACTATATAGTCTCAATCCTCACTCAGTTCTTTAAGttctttttgctttgcttttctctATAATATTCAGCATTTTAAATCAGGGTAAGGAAGAATGCAAATCATAGGAAATCCTGAAATAAATGAGATTGTCTTAGGGTGTGTCAAATAGTCCCTGGCAAAAAGAACTAAGCCTGAATGTGGTGGGTTCAAAATGGAGTTGTGCAAATGGAGAAAGTGAGCCCAGAGAGAGGGTCCTAACCCTCCATGGCTAGATGGGATCTTGGGAGGCTTCTACATCACCCTGGTTTTCTGTATTTATCTCCACCAGAAGGTCTTAGATCTCTACCAGCTTCCTCCATCCCTGCTCCGGAGGTTGTACAACAGCCggtctctctctctggatgggtTGCTGAAGCTGCTGAGCAAGACTAGCGTGGGTAAGACCTCAGTTCCCTGGTGAAGCCGTAGACAGATGGCATGAGATACAAGATCTTGGGTGGGGGAGGATACCACTGGAAAATCATTCCAGGGGATGGGCCCATCTAAGCCACGACCAGTGAAGGTGAGAAGGACCTCAGAGGCATCTCCAGTGGGGGAACTGGCTGAGGGGATCTTGGTTTGTTCCAGTTGCCCGTATCTCTTAGTATCATTTCCCCAGCATTCCCTCTATGTTTTTCCTTACAtgcattttttctgtttcatagaTTCTAAGGAGTCGATGGATTTCCAGAAACGTAAGTAGTCCTTTCCAttgctctcttctctcccctcactccctccctgcTGACAACCTGTTCAATGCCCCCTGATAAGTTATTTGGCAAGACTCATCTCAGCTGGAATAAACCAGTTGAGCCAGTAGCTTTTCCTCGGTCAGTTCCCTCCTGAATTTGAGGGGTACAGCTGGTCCCATGGAAGATTATCCATCTGCAGTTGAATGTTGCTCAGCAGGCAAAGGGCATCTGTAAAGGTTCCTAAGCCAAGTGGGCAAGGAGTGGAAAATGTATGAGAGTAGTATGAAGGA comes from Sarcophilus harrisii chromosome 5, mSarHar1.11, whole genome shotgun sequence and encodes:
- the TAC3 gene encoding tachykinin-3, which gives rise to MRSALLLVAILVLSVGSSCQAVCEESQEEGAFGGSPSKKVLDLYQLPPSLLRRLYNSRSLSLDGLLKLLSKTSVDSKESMDFQKRDMHDFFVGLMGKRNIQSEPSMEMKQENFPGFGYPKYSTNSE